From Streptomyces durmitorensis, a single genomic window includes:
- the sucD gene encoding succinate--CoA ligase subunit alpha, translating to MAIYLTKESKVLVQGMTGAEGMKHTRRMLAAGTDVVGGVNPRKAGRIVDFDDRAVPVFGSVRDGIKATGADVTVVFVPPAFCKAAVTEAADAGIGLAVVITEGIPVHDSVAFHAYAKERGTRVIGPNCPGLITPGQANAGIIPADITKSGRIGLVSKSGTLTYQLMYELRDIGFSTCVGIGGDPVVGTTHIDCLAAFEDDPDTELIVLIGEIGGDAEERAAAYIQRSVTKPVVAYIAGFTAPEGKTMGHAGAIVSGSSGTARAKQEALEAAGVRVGATPTETARLVLNRMGE from the coding sequence ATGGCGATCTATCTCACCAAGGAGAGCAAGGTCCTCGTCCAGGGCATGACCGGGGCCGAGGGCATGAAGCACACCCGCCGCATGCTCGCGGCGGGCACGGACGTCGTGGGCGGCGTCAACCCCCGCAAGGCCGGCCGCATCGTCGACTTCGACGACCGCGCCGTCCCCGTCTTCGGGTCCGTACGCGACGGGATCAAGGCCACGGGTGCCGACGTCACCGTGGTCTTCGTGCCACCCGCCTTCTGCAAGGCGGCGGTCACCGAGGCCGCCGACGCCGGGATCGGCCTCGCGGTGGTCATCACGGAGGGCATCCCCGTGCACGACTCCGTCGCCTTCCACGCGTACGCCAAGGAGCGCGGCACCCGCGTCATCGGCCCCAACTGCCCCGGCCTCATCACCCCGGGACAGGCCAACGCGGGCATCATCCCCGCCGACATCACCAAGTCCGGGCGCATCGGCCTGGTCTCGAAGTCCGGCACCCTCACCTACCAACTCATGTACGAGCTGCGCGACATCGGCTTCTCCACCTGCGTCGGCATCGGCGGCGACCCCGTCGTCGGCACCACGCACATCGACTGCCTCGCCGCCTTCGAGGACGACCCCGACACCGAACTGATCGTCCTCATCGGTGAGATCGGCGGCGACGCGGAGGAACGCGCGGCCGCCTACATCCAACGGTCCGTCACCAAACCCGTCGTCGCCTACATCGCCGGCTTCACCGCCCCCGAAGGCAAGACCATGGGGCACGCGGGAGCCATCGTCTCGGGCTCCTCCGGCACCGCGCGCGCCAAGCAGGAGGCGCTGGAGGCCGCGGGGGTGCGAGTCGGCGCCACCCCGACGGAGACGGCCCGCCTCGTTCTGAACCGGATGGGGGAGTGA
- the sucC gene encoding ADP-forming succinate--CoA ligase subunit beta → MDLFEHQARELFEEYGILVPQAEVADTAKEARAGAGRLGGRVVVKAQVKTGGRGKAGGVKVAADPAAAEITARQILGMDIKGHTVHKVMLAQPVEIDSEFYVSYVLDRAAGRFLAIASAEGGMEIEEVAARRPEAVARVEIDPAAGVDQTKAAEIAAAAGLPEATADVLVKLWQVLIREDALLVEVNPLVRTAQGEILALDGKVTLDDNARFRQARWGADDSAHDDPLESAAASKGLNYVKLDGEVGIIGNGAGLVMSTLDVVAGCGARPANFLDIGGGASAQIMADGLSVILSDPAVTSVFVNVFGGITACDAVADGIVQALESVQLTKPLVVRLDGNNAVRGRAILDERAHPLVQQATTMDGAARRAAELAGHTNAA, encoded by the coding sequence ATGGACCTGTTCGAGCACCAGGCAAGGGAACTCTTCGAGGAATACGGCATCTTGGTGCCGCAAGCAGAGGTCGCCGACACGGCGAAGGAGGCACGCGCGGGCGCCGGACGCCTGGGCGGCCGCGTCGTCGTCAAGGCCCAGGTGAAGACCGGCGGACGCGGCAAGGCGGGCGGCGTCAAGGTCGCCGCCGACCCGGCCGCCGCCGAGATCACGGCACGCCAGATCCTCGGCATGGACATCAAGGGCCACACCGTGCACAAGGTGATGCTGGCCCAACCCGTCGAGATCGACAGCGAGTTCTACGTCTCGTACGTACTGGACCGCGCGGCGGGCCGCTTCCTCGCCATCGCGTCGGCCGAGGGCGGTATGGAGATCGAGGAGGTGGCGGCGAGACGCCCGGAGGCCGTCGCGCGCGTGGAGATCGACCCGGCGGCAGGAGTGGACCAGACGAAGGCGGCCGAGATCGCCGCAGCGGCGGGACTTCCCGAAGCGACCGCGGACGTCCTGGTCAAGCTGTGGCAGGTGCTGATCCGCGAGGACGCGCTCCTCGTCGAGGTGAACCCCCTCGTCCGTACCGCCCAGGGAGAGATCCTCGCCCTCGACGGCAAGGTCACCCTGGACGACAACGCCCGATTCCGCCAGGCGCGCTGGGGCGCCGACGACTCCGCGCACGACGACCCGCTGGAGTCGGCGGCCGCGTCCAAGGGCCTCAACTACGTGAAGCTCGACGGCGAGGTCGGCATCATCGGCAACGGCGCGGGCCTCGTCATGTCCACCCTCGACGTGGTCGCGGGCTGCGGCGCGCGCCCCGCGAACTTCCTCGACATCGGAGGCGGCGCCTCCGCCCAGATCATGGCCGACGGCCTCTCCGTCATCCTCTCCGACCCCGCCGTCACATCCGTCTTCGTCAACGTCTTCGGCGGCATCACGGCATGCGACGCCGTCGCCGACGGCATCGTCCAGGCCCTGGAATCGGTCCAGTTGACCAAGCCGCTCGTCGTCCGACTCGACGGCAACAACGCCGTCCGCGGCCGCGCCATCCTCGACGAGCGCGCCCACCCCCTCGTCCAGCAGGCCACCACCATGGACGGCGCCGCGCGCCGCGCCGCCGAACTCGCCGGTCACACCAACGCAGCCTAA
- a CDS encoding thiamine pyrophosphate-binding protein has translation MPDGSSDTNQTHISGGHLVAKALKAEGVEVIYTLCGGHIIDIYDGCVDEGIDVVDVRHEQVAAHAADGYARLTGKPGCAVVTAGPGTTDAVTGVANAFRAESPMLLIGGQGAHTQHKMGSLQDLPHVDMMTPITKFAATVPDTARAADMVSMAFRECYHGAPGPSFLEIPRDVLDAKVPVDKARVPQAGQYRASTRSAGDPEAIEKLADLLVHAEKPAILLGSQVWTTRGTASAIELVRTLNVPAYMNGAGRGTLPPGDPHHFQLSRRYAFSNADLIVIVGTPFDFRMGYGKRLSPDATVVQIDLDYRTVGKNRDIDLGIVGDAGLILKSVTEAASGRLNGGASKRKEWIDELRAAEQTAIEKRLPNLKSDASPIHPYRLVSEINDFLTEDSIYIGDGGDIVTFSGQVVQPKSPGHWMDPGPLGTLGVGIPFVLAAKQARPDKEVVALFGDGAFSLTGWDFETLVRYNLPFVGIVGNNSSMNQIRYGQKAKYGEERQRIGNTLGDVHYDKFAQMLGGYGEEVRDPADIGPALQRARESGKPSLINVWVDPDAYAPGTMNQTMYK, from the coding sequence ATGCCCGACGGCAGCAGCGACACGAACCAGACCCACATCTCCGGTGGGCACCTGGTCGCCAAGGCACTCAAAGCAGAGGGTGTGGAGGTCATCTACACCCTGTGCGGCGGCCACATCATCGACATCTACGACGGCTGCGTCGACGAGGGGATCGATGTCGTCGACGTACGCCACGAGCAGGTCGCCGCCCACGCGGCCGACGGCTACGCGCGCCTCACCGGAAAGCCGGGATGCGCCGTGGTGACGGCGGGGCCGGGAACCACCGACGCCGTCACGGGCGTCGCGAACGCCTTCCGCGCGGAGTCCCCCATGCTGCTGATCGGCGGCCAGGGAGCCCACACCCAGCACAAGATGGGGTCACTTCAAGACCTTCCGCACGTCGACATGATGACGCCGATCACCAAGTTCGCCGCGACCGTGCCGGACACGGCGCGCGCCGCGGACATGGTGTCGATGGCGTTCCGCGAGTGCTACCACGGCGCTCCAGGACCCTCCTTCCTGGAGATACCGCGCGATGTGCTCGACGCCAAGGTGCCGGTGGACAAGGCCCGGGTGCCGCAGGCAGGGCAGTATCGCGCCTCCACGCGCTCGGCCGGCGATCCAGAAGCCATCGAGAAGCTCGCCGACCTGCTCGTGCACGCGGAGAAGCCCGCGATCCTGCTCGGCAGCCAGGTGTGGACGACGCGCGGCACCGCGTCCGCCATCGAGCTCGTGCGGACCCTGAACGTGCCCGCCTACATGAACGGCGCGGGCCGCGGCACCCTGCCGCCCGGGGACCCGCACCACTTCCAGCTCTCACGGCGGTACGCCTTCTCCAACGCCGACCTCATCGTCATCGTGGGGACGCCCTTCGACTTCCGCATGGGCTACGGCAAGCGGCTCTCCCCGGACGCCACCGTCGTACAGATCGACCTCGACTACCGCACCGTCGGCAAGAACAGGGACATCGACCTGGGCATCGTCGGTGACGCGGGACTGATCCTGAAGTCGGTCACCGAGGCGGCGTCAGGACGGCTCAACGGAGGCGCGTCCAAGCGCAAGGAGTGGATCGACGAGCTGCGCGCCGCCGAGCAGACGGCCATCGAGAAGCGGCTGCCGAACCTCAAGTCCGACGCCTCGCCCATCCACCCGTACCGCCTCGTCAGCGAAATCAACGACTTCCTTACCGAAGACTCGATCTACATCGGCGACGGCGGCGACATCGTCACCTTCTCCGGTCAGGTCGTACAGCCCAAGTCGCCCGGCCACTGGATGGACCCGGGCCCGCTCGGCACGCTCGGCGTCGGCATCCCCTTCGTGCTCGCCGCCAAGCAGGCGCGGCCCGACAAGGAGGTGGTGGCCCTCTTCGGAGACGGCGCCTTCTCGCTGACCGGGTGGGACTTCGAGACGCTCGTCCGCTACAACCTGCCCTTCGTCGGGATCGTCGGCAACAACTCCTCGATGAACCAGATCCGTTACGGCCAGAAGGCCAAGTACGGCGAGGAGCGCCAGCGGATCGGCAACACCCTCGGTGACGTCCACTACGACAAGTTCGCCCAGATGCTGGGCGGTTATGGCGAAGAGGTCCGCGACCCCGCCGACATCGGCCCCGCGCTCCAGCGGGCCCGCGAGTCCGGCAAGCCCTCGCTCATCAACGTATGGGTCGATCCGGACGCGTACGCCCCCGGAACCATGAACCAGACCATGTACAAGTGA
- the frc gene encoding formyl-CoA transferase, which produces MTTKALEGVRVLDMTHVQSGPSATQLLAWLGADVVKLEAPSGDITRKQLRDLPDVDSLYFTMLNCNKRSITLNTKTERGKELLTELIRRSDVMVENFGPGAVDRMGFTWERIQEINPRIVYASIKGFGDGPYTNFKAYEVVAQAMGGSMSTTGFEDGPPLATGAQIGDSGTGIHAVAGILAALFQRENTGRGQRVNVAMQHAVLNLCRVKLRDQQRLAHGPLAEYPNEDFGDEVPRSGNASGGGQPGWAVKCAPGGPNDYVYVIVQPVGWQPLTELIGRPELAQDPEWASPESRLPKLGKMFQLIEEWSSTLPKWEVLERLNAHNIPCGPILSTKEIIEDASLAANEMVVEVAHPQRGSFTTVGSPLKLSDSPVNVVSSPLLGEHNAEVFVGELGLGDEELRLLKSNGVI; this is translated from the coding sequence ATGACGACCAAGGCTCTTGAGGGCGTACGCGTCCTCGACATGACACACGTCCAGTCCGGGCCCTCCGCCACCCAGCTGCTCGCCTGGCTCGGTGCGGACGTGGTGAAGCTGGAGGCGCCCTCCGGGGACATCACGCGCAAGCAGTTGCGTGATCTCCCGGACGTCGACTCGCTCTACTTCACGATGCTCAACTGCAACAAGCGGAGCATCACCCTCAACACCAAGACCGAGCGCGGCAAGGAGCTCCTCACCGAGCTGATCCGCCGCTCCGACGTGATGGTCGAGAACTTCGGCCCCGGCGCCGTGGACCGGATGGGCTTCACCTGGGAGCGCATCCAGGAGATCAACCCGCGGATCGTCTACGCCTCGATCAAGGGCTTCGGAGACGGCCCCTACACCAACTTCAAGGCCTACGAAGTGGTGGCGCAGGCCATGGGCGGCTCCATGTCGACCACGGGCTTCGAGGACGGTCCGCCGCTCGCCACGGGCGCCCAGATCGGTGACTCCGGGACCGGCATCCACGCCGTGGCCGGGATTCTCGCCGCCCTCTTCCAGAGGGAGAACACCGGTCGCGGGCAGCGCGTGAACGTGGCCATGCAGCACGCCGTGCTCAACCTGTGCCGGGTCAAACTGCGCGACCAGCAGCGCCTGGCGCACGGGCCGCTCGCCGAGTACCCGAACGAGGACTTCGGGGACGAGGTGCCGCGCTCGGGCAACGCGTCCGGCGGCGGTCAGCCCGGCTGGGCGGTCAAGTGCGCGCCGGGCGGACCGAACGACTACGTGTACGTCATCGTGCAGCCCGTGGGCTGGCAGCCGCTCACCGAGCTGATCGGGCGTCCCGAACTCGCGCAGGACCCCGAGTGGGCCTCTCCGGAGTCGCGGCTCCCCAAGCTCGGCAAGATGTTCCAGCTGATCGAGGAGTGGTCCTCCACGCTCCCCAAGTGGGAGGTCCTGGAGCGGCTCAACGCCCACAACATCCCGTGCGGCCCGATCCTCTCCACCAAGGAGATCATCGAGGACGCCTCGCTGGCCGCCAACGAGATGGTCGTCGAGGTCGCGCACCCGCAGCGCGGCTCCTTCACCACGGTCGGCTCCCCGCTGAAGCTGTCGGACTCCCCCGTGAACGTGGTCAGTTCGCCGCTCCTCGGCGAGCACAACGCGGAGGTCTTCGTCGGTGAGCTCGGCCTCGGCGACGAGGAACTGCGCCTGCTCAAGTCGAACGGAGTGATCTGA